In Papaver somniferum cultivar HN1 chromosome 1, ASM357369v1, whole genome shotgun sequence, a genomic segment contains:
- the LOC113359199 gene encoding vegetative cell wall protein gp1-like, which translates to MSISVRNKGGKKASLACLFTTSALLVVIISLCFPFSANAVAPKSHFVPRTIKVKPRAPPPKDSAPSTMLPNLGKKSPAVPNPLPPPRKKPPTHSQDSAPSTILPNLGKISPAVPKPLPPPPNKSPPL; encoded by the coding sequence ATGAGTATTAGTGTGAGAAACAAAGGCGGGAAGAAAGCCTCACTGGCTTGCTTATTTACTACTAGTGCTCTTCTAGTAGTCATAATCTCTTTATGTTTTCCATTTTCCGCTAATGCAGTAGCTCCAAAGTCACACTTTGTGCCACGAACAATTAAAGTTAAACCTCGTGCTCCACCGCCAAAAGACTCTGCGCCATCAACAATGCTACCTAATCTGGGGAAGAAAAGTCCGGCAGTGCCGAATCCATTACCACCACCAAGGAAGAAACCTCCAACGCACAGCCAAGACTCTGCGCCATCTACAATACTACCTAATCTGGGGAAGATAAGTCCAGCAGTACCAaagccattaccaccaccaccaaataaATCTCCACCACTTTAA